One Chryseobacterium indoltheticum DNA segment encodes these proteins:
- a CDS encoding choice-of-anchor L domain-containing protein, which produces MLNGRLQYLLLVFMLLGNFTFSQRKISKSTSKPSSLTMKAGAFIDVNTANYVESSYSITQLVTDVLIAGGSTCSTANVSNVVVSPNLSAGDQTRSWGFFNKGTTNFPFAKGIVLTTGQARKAGNSYISSFLQDVLPTQGDVDLATALAVSNNVLKDASYIEFDFVPTATEVTFRYLFATEEYDSDFPCNIGDGFALLLKKAGDPTYTNLAVLPNGAGQVSVRNIRPSTEFDGSALACGALNASYFAGYNFNNIETNFNGRTVPLTAKATVVPGQTYHFKMVLADYQDSLYDSGVFLEAGSFDIGVQILGPGGVQLPASINVCDNAPQTFTASTQVPNATYVWYLNNVVIPGATGASYTATQPGVYKVEVTLPGNSCPGSATVTIVGGTSPTVQNATLTSCYTAGNAIFDLTSAQAAISTTPGANFSYYINQADANAGNANTIAAPTTFSSAGNQTIYVLVKNGFCSKVAQLQLVKAPQITATIATPTALTCTNSQVTLNASASVYPAGSTFAWTTTGGNIVSGANTLNPIVNTAGTYTLTITNTYQPGNVVCTGTANVTVVGDSAPPTTTLTASKILICAGETVTLTAGGGATYTWNGLTGTGNTQTVTPATTTTYTVTANGANGCTSTTPATITIEVSQPITVQNATLLKCYQQGNITYDLTSAQPQITTVGTATFAYYLLQADANAGNANTIAAPTTFQSAGNQTIYVLVKNGGCSYVVTLQLQTTAVTNLTIAAPQTITCTVPQITLNATASTVPAGSTILWTTAGGNIVSGANTLSPVVNAVGAYTLTVTNITQPGNLTCTFTATVNVIEDKVLPVVTLTSSVAQICPGESVTLTAAGGVTYTWANLTGTGNTQVVSPATTTVYSVTATGANGCVSAAPATITIIVGPPTAFISASKAKICAGESVTLTASGGFTYNWTGLTGNGNTQVVTPTVTTTYEVFALGGNGCVSTIPAKITIEVVPAIVSALADVYVCAGDPATLDAGAGPNYTYLWSTGATTQTITTNVPGSYSVEISNGVCSKLFTAQIINPDLPQFTNVVYDKEMLTISATNPTGGVLEYSIDGGVSWQVSNIFYNVLRNANYKLMVRTQGAKCGNSLEFFTFVLSNAITPNNDGVNDYIDFKGISNYKNFAASIFDRYGAELFKADNKSNTMWNGSLKGINLPTATYWYRVQWENPASKKLELKSGWILLKNRD; this is translated from the coding sequence ATGTTAAATGGTCGATTACAATATTTGCTTCTTGTTTTCATGCTTCTTGGTAATTTTACGTTTTCCCAGAGAAAAATAAGTAAAAGTACCAGTAAGCCATCTAGTCTGACGATGAAAGCAGGAGCGTTTATTGATGTCAATACAGCAAATTATGTCGAATCCTCTTATAGTATAACACAATTGGTAACAGATGTGCTTATTGCTGGCGGATCAACATGCTCTACAGCAAATGTTTCTAATGTAGTCGTTTCTCCAAATCTCTCAGCAGGTGATCAAACCAGAAGCTGGGGATTTTTTAATAAAGGAACCACCAATTTTCCTTTTGCAAAAGGTATTGTACTTACTACGGGGCAAGCCAGAAAAGCAGGTAATTCTTATATCTCATCGTTTCTTCAAGATGTTTTGCCAACGCAAGGCGACGTAGATTTAGCTACCGCATTAGCAGTATCTAATAATGTACTAAAGGACGCTAGTTATATTGAATTTGACTTTGTGCCTACAGCAACCGAAGTAACCTTCAGATATTTATTTGCAACAGAAGAATATGATAGCGACTTTCCTTGTAATATTGGGGACGGGTTTGCTTTATTATTAAAAAAAGCTGGAGATCCTACCTATACAAATTTAGCTGTATTACCCAATGGGGCAGGGCAAGTAAGTGTGAGAAATATCAGACCTTCAACAGAATTTGACGGTTCAGCTTTAGCTTGTGGCGCTTTGAATGCTTCTTATTTTGCAGGATATAATTTCAATAATATTGAAACTAATTTTAACGGACGTACAGTTCCTTTGACAGCAAAAGCAACTGTTGTACCGGGACAAACATATCATTTTAAAATGGTTTTAGCCGATTATCAAGATTCTCTTTATGATTCTGGTGTATTCTTAGAAGCAGGTTCTTTCGATATTGGTGTGCAGATTTTAGGTCCGGGAGGAGTTCAGCTTCCTGCATCAATTAACGTTTGTGATAATGCTCCACAAACTTTTACAGCTTCTACCCAAGTTCCGAATGCGACTTATGTTTGGTATCTTAATAATGTGGTTATTCCAGGCGCAACCGGAGCTTCATACACGGCTACACAACCGGGAGTTTACAAAGTTGAGGTCACCCTTCCGGGGAATTCATGTCCTGGTTCTGCTACAGTAACGATTGTTGGCGGAACTTCTCCGACGGTACAAAATGCGACATTAACAAGTTGCTACACAGCAGGCAACGCTATTTTTGATTTAACATCAGCTCAAGCGGCAATAAGCACAACTCCGGGAGCTAATTTTTCATACTATATCAATCAGGCGGATGCAAATGCAGGAAACGCCAATACAATTGCAGCTCCTACAACATTCTCTAGTGCAGGAAATCAGACCATTTATGTATTGGTAAAAAATGGTTTCTGTTCTAAAGTTGCACAACTTCAATTGGTAAAAGCTCCGCAAATTACAGCCACTATCGCAACGCCAACAGCTTTAACGTGTACGAATAGTCAAGTAACGCTTAATGCTTCAGCGTCAGTTTATCCTGCGGGATCTACATTTGCATGGACGACCACCGGAGGGAACATTGTATCAGGAGCGAATACATTAAACCCTATAGTTAACACAGCAGGTACTTATACTTTAACCATTACAAATACATACCAACCCGGTAACGTTGTTTGTACAGGTACGGCTAATGTGACTGTTGTAGGAGATAGTGCCCCGCCAACAACCACACTTACAGCAAGTAAAATTTTAATTTGTGCAGGTGAAACGGTAACACTTACTGCAGGAGGTGGTGCTACTTATACCTGGAATGGGCTTACCGGAACAGGAAATACACAAACAGTAACTCCGGCTACAACTACAACATATACCGTTACAGCAAACGGAGCAAACGGATGTACTTCTACAACGCCTGCAACAATAACGATTGAGGTTTCACAACCGATCACAGTACAGAATGCAACACTCCTGAAATGTTATCAGCAAGGAAATATTACATATGATTTAACATCAGCACAACCACAGATTACTACTGTGGGAACTGCAACTTTTGCATATTATTTACTTCAGGCAGATGCAAATGCAGGAAATGCCAATACGATTGCTGCTCCTACAACATTTCAAAGTGCAGGTAACCAGACGATCTATGTATTGGTCAAAAACGGAGGCTGTAGCTATGTAGTAACATTACAGTTGCAAACTACTGCTGTTACCAATTTAACAATAGCTGCTCCGCAAACAATTACCTGTACGGTTCCTCAGATTACACTGAATGCAACGGCATCTACAGTTCCCGCTGGTTCAACGATTTTGTGGACGACTGCAGGTGGAAATATCGTTTCAGGAGCCAATACTTTAAGCCCTGTAGTGAATGCAGTAGGTGCTTATACTTTAACGGTAACTAATATTACCCAACCAGGAAATTTAACATGTACTTTTACAGCAACCGTAAATGTTATTGAAGATAAAGTTTTACCTGTAGTCACCTTAACTTCTTCTGTTGCACAGATTTGCCCGGGTGAATCTGTAACACTTACAGCTGCAGGTGGAGTAACGTATACTTGGGCAAATTTAACAGGAACAGGCAACACACAGGTCGTTTCGCCCGCAACTACAACAGTTTATTCTGTTACTGCAACAGGCGCAAATGGATGTGTATCTGCAGCTCCGGCAACCATTACGATCATTGTGGGGCCACCAACAGCTTTCATATCAGCATCAAAAGCAAAAATCTGTGCAGGTGAGTCTGTAACATTAACGGCAAGTGGTGGTTTTACCTATAATTGGACAGGTCTTACAGGAAATGGAAATACACAAGTTGTAACTCCGACAGTTACTACCACATACGAAGTTTTTGCGTTGGGAGGAAACGGTTGCGTATCAACGATACCTGCAAAAATTACCATTGAAGTTGTTCCGGCAATAGTTTCTGCGTTAGCAGATGTATATGTTTGTGCCGGAGATCCTGCAACACTAGATGCAGGTGCAGGACCAAATTATACTTATCTATGGAGTACAGGTGCCACTACACAGACGATTACTACCAATGTTCCGGGTTCTTATTCTGTTGAGATCAGCAATGGAGTATGTTCTAAACTGTTTACTGCTCAGATTATTAATCCAGATCTTCCGCAATTTACCAATGTGGTTTACGATAAGGAAATGCTTACTATTTCGGCTACAAATCCTACTGGTGGAGTTTTGGAGTATTCTATTGATGGTGGAGTAAGTTGGCAGGTTTCAAACATATTTTATAATGTATTGAGAAACGCTAACTACAAATTAATGGTAAGAACACAGGGCGCAAAATGTGGTAATTCGCTAGAGTTTTTTACGTTCGTATTAAGCAATGCTATTACTCCAAATAATGATGGAGTGAATGATTATATTGATTTTAAAGGAATCAGCAATTACAAAAACTTTGCAGCTTCAATATTTGATAGATATGGTGCCGAATTATTCAAGGCAGATAACAAATCAAATACCATGTGGAACGGATCTTTAAAAGGTATTAATTTACCAACAGCCACGTATTGGTACCGTGTACAATGGGAAAACCCGGCAAGCAAAAAACTTGAATTAAAATCCGGATGGATTCTTCTAAAAAATAGAGATTAA
- a CDS encoding choice-of-anchor L domain-containing protein gives MLNYRLKNYLFLFALLFISASVFAQQRQPPKNNVNETNKKAGVFIDVNAAGYVPSTYTPEQLVKNVLINGGSTCSIPNVSNVTITPTQPVSSDDRFWGYFHKGTTNFPFTDGIVLTTGRAREAGNVASSASYTIPGAGIDDPDLLVAVPNPSTTDHYNDNVMLEFDFVPNSSQIKFNYIFASEEYSGTFPCQYSDAFALLIKPVAGGPYVNLAVLPNNAGPVAMTNIHPLIQGALGCPAINEIYFGGYNTPTNIVTNYDGRTVPLTAVGTVTPGVAYHFKMVLSDYRDWGYDSAVFIEGGSFDIGIKLVDGNGVQLPATLNVCDNIPQTLVAQVSGITGATYQWYKDGVLIPGATAVSYTATAPGVYEVKVSVPGNTCPASATITIVGGTSPAAQNATLKLCTTPTLSTFNLNDAKPQISTTTGAIFRFYVNQADAQAQNNNFIPNANLASYNGTDGQILHVVVSNGGFCSKLVTLTLRKEATPVAELVATKLKICLGESVTLTASGGVTYQWNNFAGTGAVQTLSPTQTTTYTVYAIGAQGCKSLQPATIKVEVVPAITSNLSGGFICESDRMTLDAGAGPNYSYLWSNGATTQTIVAETAGIYFVDITNGVCTERFTTEVKQALIPEIINVDYSQSGTLIITASNLGSGVLEYSVDNGVTWQGSNVFNNIPNNKIISIRVRVKTTTCVGFLEYFTFIMQNVITPNGDNVNDIIDFRGVSNYNKFQAAISDRYGKVVFNAEKTRPFWDGYFQGKKLPTASYWYQVTFEDPASKKLTVKTGWILLKNFE, from the coding sequence ATGCTAAATTATAGACTAAAAAATTACCTTTTTCTTTTCGCATTATTGTTTATTTCGGCTTCTGTTTTTGCTCAACAAAGGCAGCCGCCGAAAAACAATGTGAACGAAACCAATAAAAAAGCGGGAGTATTTATCGATGTAAATGCTGCAGGATATGTACCGTCTACGTATACTCCGGAACAATTGGTGAAAAATGTTCTGATAAACGGAGGATCCACATGTTCTATTCCGAATGTATCTAATGTTACCATTACTCCGACTCAACCGGTTTCAAGTGACGATAGATTTTGGGGATATTTTCATAAAGGTACCACCAACTTTCCTTTTACAGATGGTATTGTTTTAACAACAGGGCGCGCTCGGGAAGCTGGGAACGTGGCATCTAGTGCCAGTTATACGATTCCCGGGGCGGGAATAGATGATCCGGATCTGTTGGTGGCAGTTCCTAATCCTAGTACTACTGATCATTATAATGACAATGTCATGTTGGAGTTTGATTTTGTACCCAACTCCAGCCAGATAAAATTCAATTATATTTTTGCTTCTGAAGAATATTCAGGTACTTTTCCGTGTCAATATTCAGACGCATTTGCATTATTAATAAAACCTGTTGCGGGAGGTCCTTACGTGAATTTGGCTGTTTTACCAAACAATGCGGGACCTGTTGCGATGACAAATATTCATCCTCTTATTCAGGGGGCTTTAGGTTGTCCTGCAATCAATGAGATATATTTTGGAGGATATAATACACCTACTAATATTGTAACAAATTACGATGGAAGAACTGTTCCTTTAACTGCAGTGGGAACGGTAACACCGGGAGTTGCATACCATTTTAAAATGGTTTTGTCTGATTACAGAGATTGGGGGTATGACTCTGCAGTATTTATTGAAGGCGGATCTTTTGATATCGGAATTAAATTAGTAGATGGAAATGGAGTGCAATTGCCAGCCACCTTAAATGTATGTGATAATATTCCTCAGACTTTAGTGGCTCAAGTTTCAGGGATTACTGGAGCGACTTACCAATGGTATAAAGATGGAGTATTAATACCAGGTGCAACAGCTGTAAGTTATACTGCCACTGCGCCGGGTGTTTATGAAGTAAAAGTGTCTGTTCCTGGAAATACTTGCCCGGCATCTGCTACAATTACAATAGTAGGCGGAACGAGTCCGGCAGCTCAAAATGCAACTTTAAAACTTTGTACAACTCCAACTTTAAGTACTTTTAATTTAAATGATGCTAAGCCACAAATTAGTACAACGACCGGTGCTATATTTCGTTTTTATGTAAATCAGGCGGATGCTCAGGCACAAAATAACAATTTTATTCCTAATGCGAATTTAGCTTCATATAACGGAACAGACGGTCAGATTTTGCATGTCGTGGTATCAAACGGAGGCTTTTGTAGTAAACTGGTGACTTTAACTTTGCGTAAGGAAGCGACACCAGTTGCTGAGCTTGTTGCTACAAAATTGAAAATTTGTTTAGGTGAATCTGTTACTTTAACTGCTTCAGGAGGAGTTACTTACCAATGGAATAACTTTGCAGGAACTGGTGCTGTACAGACACTATCGCCAACGCAGACGACAACTTATACCGTTTATGCAATCGGTGCTCAGGGATGTAAATCATTACAGCCTGCAACTATTAAAGTAGAAGTTGTACCGGCAATTACTTCTAATCTTTCAGGTGGATTTATTTGCGAAAGCGATAGAATGACTTTGGATGCAGGAGCCGGACCAAATTATTCATATTTATGGAGCAATGGTGCAACTACACAGACGATCGTAGCTGAAACTGCAGGAATTTACTTTGTAGATATCACTAACGGAGTTTGTACTGAAAGATTTACAACAGAAGTAAAACAGGCACTGATTCCTGAAATTATCAATGTAGATTACAGTCAAAGCGGAACATTAATTATTACTGCTTCCAATTTGGGCAGTGGTGTACTTGAGTATTCCGTAGATAATGGTGTAACTTGGCAAGGCTCTAATGTTTTTAATAATATTCCAAACAATAAAATAATCTCGATACGAGTTAGGGTAAAAACTACCACTTGTGTAGGATTCTTAGAGTATTTCACCTTTATCATGCAGAATGTAATTACTCCAAACGGGGATAATGTAAATGATATAATTGATTTCAGAGGGGTAAGTAATTATAATAAATTCCAGGCAGCAATATCAGACAGATATGGTAAAGTGGTATTTAATGCAGAAAAAACAAGACCTTTCTGGGATGGTTATTTCCAGGGTAAAAAACTACCTACAGCTTCTTACTGGTATCAGGTGACATTTGAAGATCCTGCAAGCAAGAAGCTTACCGTAAAAACCGGCTGGATTTTACTTAAGAATTTTGAATAA
- a CDS encoding coiled-coil domain-containing protein — translation MMKTPHEKIEFLERMADGITSWIGSIPSLIIHTLLFITSFLLPVFGIVDVDKMLLVLTTVLSLEAIYLSILIQMSVNKSHEKIEDIQEDIEEISEDIEDIQEDIEEISEDLEEISEDLEEISEDIEDIQEDIEEINEEEDDEDHNERAKKAILKSNVNSNKNEIRFLKDKITELQNKIDEMKKD, via the coding sequence ATGATGAAAACACCACACGAAAAAATAGAATTTCTTGAGAGAATGGCAGACGGAATCACCTCCTGGATTGGTTCTATACCTTCTCTTATCATCCATACATTACTTTTTATTACTTCATTTCTACTGCCTGTTTTTGGTATTGTAGATGTAGATAAAATGTTGCTTGTTTTAACGACAGTACTTTCACTTGAAGCTATTTATCTTTCCATCCTTATTCAGATGTCTGTGAATAAAAGCCATGAAAAAATTGAGGACATTCAGGAAGATATTGAGGAAATTAGTGAAGATATAGAAGATATTCAGGAAGATATTGAGGAAATCAGCGAAGACCTTGAAGAGATTAGTGAAGATCTTGAAGAGATCAGCGAAGATATTGAAGATATTCAGGAAGATATTGAAGAGATCAATGAAGAAGAAGACGATGAAGATCACAACGAAAGAGCAAAAAAAGCTATTCTTAAAAGTAACGTAAACTCTAATAAAAACGAAATTAGATTTCTAAAAGATAAAATAACCGAGCTTCAGAATAAAATCGATGAAATGAAAAAAGATTAA
- a CDS encoding TIGR02757 family protein has product MNFSELKDFLDEKADVYNNLEFIQDDPVQIPHRFSLKQDIEIAGFLAATISWGNRKSIIKSAEKMLDIMGNSPYDFVMNFSEKDLNSIKDKSIHRTFNGEDFAYFIKQFNKIYKENESLENLFLINENENNFQHSIERFRQTFLGIEKHRTHKHVSSPYKNSSSKRIIMFLRWMIRKDNRGVDFGIWNNIDQKFLSIPLDVHTGNISRKLGLILRTQNDWKTVEELDLIIRKFDENDPAKYDFALFGLGVTKELL; this is encoded by the coding sequence ATGAATTTTTCGGAATTAAAAGATTTTTTAGACGAAAAAGCGGATGTTTACAATAATCTTGAATTCATTCAGGATGATCCTGTTCAGATTCCGCATCGCTTTTCATTAAAACAGGATATTGAAATTGCCGGTTTTTTGGCGGCAACAATTTCCTGGGGAAACAGAAAGTCTATTATTAAATCGGCTGAAAAGATGCTTGATATTATGGGAAATTCTCCTTATGATTTTGTAATGAATTTTTCTGAAAAGGATTTAAACAGCATTAAAGACAAAAGTATTCACAGAACTTTTAACGGAGAAGATTTTGCGTATTTTATTAAACAATTCAACAAAATTTATAAGGAAAACGAAAGTCTTGAAAATTTATTTCTAATCAACGAAAATGAAAATAATTTTCAGCATTCTATTGAAAGATTTAGGCAAACTTTTTTAGGAATTGAAAAACACAGAACGCATAAGCATGTAAGTTCGCCATACAAAAACTCATCTTCAAAAAGGATTATTATGTTTTTGCGATGGATGATAAGAAAAGATAATCGTGGCGTAGATTTTGGAATCTGGAACAATATTGATCAAAAATTTTTATCAATTCCTTTGGATGTTCATACCGGAAATATATCTAGAAAATTGGGTCTTATTTTGAGAACACAAAATGACTGGAAAACCGTTGAAGAATTAGATTTAATCATTAGAAAATTTGATGAAAATGATCCCGCAAAATATGACTTTGCTTTGTTTGGATTGGGCGTAACGAAAGAATTACTTTAA
- a CDS encoding ribonuclease Z: MSTYLTILGFNSAIPTINTSPTAQLLEMEERCFLIDCGEGTQVQLRKAKARFSKINHIFISHLHGDHCFGLPGLIASFRLLGRDTPLHVYGPKGIKKMLETIFSITETHRGFEVVYHELDKDYSEKIYEDNRVEVFTIPLDHRIYCNGYLFKEKPKERHINMEEVSKYAEIETCDYHNLKAGKDFVLSDGYVLKNEILTTTPAPSVSYAFCSDTRYLESVIPIIKNVTVLYHESTFLHDLKEMADYTGHTTALEAATIAKKAEVEKLILGHFSNRYGDLTVFTDEARTVFPNSYLSKALECVKF; encoded by the coding sequence TTGAGTACTTATTTAACGATATTAGGCTTTAATTCGGCAATACCCACGATTAATACTTCACCTACAGCTCAACTTCTGGAAATGGAAGAAAGATGTTTCCTGATTGATTGCGGCGAAGGAACACAGGTGCAGCTGAGAAAAGCAAAGGCAAGATTTTCAAAAATCAATCATATTTTTATATCGCATCTTCATGGCGATCACTGTTTTGGTTTACCGGGTTTAATAGCTTCTTTCCGACTTTTGGGAAGAGATACTCCTTTGCATGTTTATGGTCCGAAAGGAATAAAAAAGATGCTGGAAACTATTTTTTCCATTACCGAAACGCATCGAGGTTTTGAGGTTGTATACCATGAATTAGATAAAGATTATTCAGAAAAAATCTATGAAGATAACAGGGTAGAAGTATTTACTATTCCTTTGGATCACAGAATTTACTGTAATGGATATCTGTTTAAAGAGAAGCCAAAAGAGCGTCATATTAATATGGAAGAAGTCTCAAAATATGCTGAGATCGAAACGTGTGACTATCATAATTTAAAAGCAGGCAAAGATTTTGTGCTGAGTGACGGGTATGTTCTTAAAAATGAAATTCTTACAACAACTCCGGCTCCGTCTGTTTCTTATGCATTTTGTAGTGATACAAGATATTTGGAATCTGTTATTCCGATTATAAAAAATGTAACGGTTTTATACCACGAGTCTACATTTTTGCATGATCTTAAAGAAATGGCAGATTACACAGGTCATACAACCGCTTTAGAAGCAGCAACAATTGCAAAGAAAGCCGAAGTTGAAAAATTAATTTTAGGACATTTTTCTAACCGTTATGGTGATTTAACCGTTTTTACGGATGAGGCAAGAACCGTTTTTCCGAATTCTTATCTTTCAAAAGCTTTGGAATGCGTTAAATTTTAA
- the rdgB gene encoding RdgB/HAM1 family non-canonical purine NTP pyrophosphatase, whose translation MKMEILVATHNLHKKEEIQQILGNEFTVKSLTDYDIHDEIVEDGDSFNANALIKAKYCFEKTGIPSLGDDSGLVVESLDGRPGIFSARYAGDHDFAKNIEKVLSEMENIENRKAYFITVLCYYDENGAQYFDGRAHGNLLKENKGHQGFGYDPIFVPEGHEITFAEMNPEDKNKISHRKQALDLFLDFLKK comes from the coding sequence ATAAAAATGGAAATATTAGTTGCCACACACAATCTTCATAAAAAAGAAGAAATTCAACAGATTTTAGGAAATGAATTTACCGTAAAAAGCCTAACCGATTACGATATTCATGACGAAATCGTTGAAGATGGAGACTCTTTCAATGCCAATGCTTTAATTAAGGCTAAATACTGTTTCGAAAAAACAGGCATTCCAAGCTTGGGAGACGACAGCGGTTTGGTGGTGGAATCTTTAGATGGAAGACCCGGTATTTTTTCGGCAAGATATGCCGGAGATCATGATTTTGCTAAAAATATTGAAAAGGTGTTGAGCGAAATGGAAAATATTGAAAACAGAAAAGCTTATTTCATCACCGTATTATGTTATTATGACGAAAACGGTGCTCAATATTTTGACGGAAGAGCTCACGGGAATTTACTCAAAGAAAATAAAGGGCACCAAGGTTTTGGTTATGATCCTATTTTTGTTCCCGAAGGTCATGAAATAACTTTCGCAGAGATGAATCCTGAAGATAAAAATAAAATCAGCCACAGAAAACAGGCATTAGATTTGTTTCTTGATTTCTTGAAAAAGTAG
- a CDS encoding CPBP family intramembrane glutamic endopeptidase: protein MENSKYPNYIFDWMGGLILFAGYIFGSLSVGFIGLAGKFIFEVDFMQKPWFMMLANAVVFCLMIWAFDFLIVRQKTGKKLNFNFSPTNFSTYLLIFPMMIGMMFIGEFITSQIPTTGPFFGDFYEFFENLMAGLTDDPVVMVITAVIMAPIFEEIVFRGIVQKGMINKGVKPWKAILFASLLFGLIHANPWQFVGATLLGTVLGLVYYKTKSLLLPMLLHGFNNLCSAILIFYTQKESFAEAFEIQEWMILVIGIVVFSVFFYLFTFRNKVRYSEI, encoded by the coding sequence ATGGAAAACTCAAAATATCCAAACTATATTTTTGACTGGATGGGAGGTCTCATCCTTTTTGCAGGATATATTTTTGGAAGTCTTTCGGTTGGCTTCATAGGCCTTGCAGGGAAATTTATTTTTGAGGTAGATTTTATGCAGAAGCCTTGGTTTATGATGCTTGCCAATGCTGTTGTTTTTTGCCTGATGATTTGGGCTTTTGATTTTTTAATAGTACGTCAGAAAACAGGTAAGAAATTGAATTTCAATTTTTCACCTACCAATTTTTCTACCTATCTTCTTATTTTTCCGATGATGATCGGAATGATGTTTATCGGAGAATTTATCACTTCGCAAATTCCTACAACCGGACCTTTTTTCGGAGATTTTTACGAATTTTTTGAAAATCTGATGGCGGGTCTTACCGATGATCCTGTCGTGATGGTCATTACTGCGGTGATTATGGCGCCTATTTTTGAAGAAATTGTTTTCCGCGGAATTGTCCAGAAAGGAATGATCAATAAAGGAGTGAAACCCTGGAAAGCGATACTTTTTGCAAGTCTTCTTTTTGGTTTGATACATGCGAATCCGTGGCAGTTTGTAGGCGCAACTTTGCTGGGAACTGTTTTAGGATTGGTTTATTATAAAACAAAATCGCTGCTTTTGCCAATGCTATTGCATGGTTTTAATAATCTTTGCTCGGCGATCCTGATATTTTATACTCAAAAAGAAAGTTTTGCAGAAGCTTTTGAAATTCAGGAATGGATGATTCTGGTGATCGGAATTGTAGTGTTTTCTGTATTTTTCTACCTGTTTACATTTAGAAATAAAGTGCGTTATTCTGAAATTTAA
- a CDS encoding MFS transporter: protein MESSINQPKNINLQLISYVSFTFVGYFIIGLSLSVLPIFISKSLGYSLLIAGMVISLQYISTFFLRAYSGKVIDGKGPKPAVLFSMLSFSLTGIFLIFAYYFKFSPILSLGFLIITRLLTGCAEGMVGASPINWAIMALGEKHTAKIISYNGVACYGALAIGASLGIVIEHAYSLYGIGILSIILGIIGFFFAKTKENKTNTNPKENQSFWKVLGKVAPFGVCLALGGIGFASISTFITLYYNYFHWNNGALCLSVFGGLFVAGRLVFSNVINNYGGIKVAIACLFVETIGLLIIAFATNAQMALVGAGVTGLGFSLIFPALGVVAIKSVSPSSQGSALAGYGLFIDISLGVAGPIIGSVADFFGMQFIFPFSAAMVFIGLGLAYFLKKKSNLKKLNEA from the coding sequence ATGGAAAGTTCAATAAACCAACCAAAAAATATCAACCTCCAACTCATTTCTTATGTATCTTTTACTTTTGTAGGATATTTCATCATCGGTCTATCGCTTTCGGTTTTACCGATTTTCATCAGCAAAAGTTTAGGTTACAGTCTTTTAATTGCAGGGATGGTAATTAGCTTACAATATATTTCCACCTTTTTTCTGAGAGCATATTCCGGGAAAGTTATTGACGGAAAAGGTCCTAAACCAGCCGTTTTATTCAGCATGCTTAGTTTTTCACTAACAGGGATTTTTCTAATTTTCGCTTATTATTTTAAATTTTCTCCGATTTTAAGCCTTGGTTTTCTGATTATTACCCGTCTGTTAACAGGTTGTGCCGAAGGAATGGTCGGAGCAAGCCCGATTAACTGGGCAATTATGGCTTTAGGTGAAAAACATACCGCAAAAATCATTTCTTATAATGGTGTTGCGTGCTACGGAGCTTTAGCAATCGGAGCTTCTTTAGGAATTGTAATCGAACACGCATACAGTCTTTACGGTATTGGAATTCTTTCTATTATTTTAGGAATAATCGGATTTTTCTTTGCTAAAACCAAAGAAAATAAGACCAACACGAATCCAAAAGAAAATCAGTCTTTTTGGAAAGTTCTGGGAAAAGTAGCTCCTTTTGGAGTTTGTCTGGCTTTGGGAGGAATTGGTTTTGCAAGCATTTCTACATTTATAACGTTATATTACAATTATTTTCATTGGAATAATGGTGCTTTGTGTTTAAGTGTTTTCGGAGGATTATTTGTTGCTGGAAGATTGGTTTTCAGCAATGTCATCAATAATTATGGTGGAATAAAAGTTGCCATTGCCTGTCTTTTTGTAGAAACCATCGGGCTTTTAATTATTGCATTTGCTACCAACGCTCAAATGGCATTGGTTGGCGCTGGTGTTACAGGATTAGGTTTTTCTTTAATTTTTCCTGCGCTTGGTGTTGTTGCCATAAAGAGTGTTTCGCCATCAAGTCAGGGTTCTGCTTTGGCTGGTTATGGGCTTTTTATTGATATTTCTTTGGGCGTTGCAGGTCCGATAATCGGAAGTGTTGCCGATTTTTTCGGAATGCAGTTTATCTTTCCGTTCAGTGCAGCAATGGTTTTTATAGGATTGGGGCTGGCTTATTTTCTGAAGAAAAAATCAAACTTAAAGAAACTGAATGAGGCTTAA